The DNA segment gttgattaattagaggcaatctattttggttgctattcaacggttgattctaacttaatcttcccgtgttttatttcgtgcttgggaactcggagaagagttgtgggcatttcattaacaacggtagattgatcatcaaaaggtaattcttcttatccctctttatatgaaataacgattaacggatcctagggttaatggaaataggttaaattttttatatttccgctgctatactttagcctaatttccaacacgcctcgcgtaggaccaaACCTTTAGAGGGcctaatttttaatttcatgtctctttttgtttttgtttttctcttcttttgcgacgtccttggaatagatgtcattttaataacgtGGAGGGCCGtgtttcagtttgttttgcactaacaaaaacaaaaataaataaaaatcaaataaacaaacaaaatagTTAAACTAATGTATTGATTCTttaaatttttccgacacactacccccctcggaaataaattaaaagttccgttatttgtccttaaaataaaaagacggaacacaaaggatcggttttagtaagaaattttagtcttaattttgaagttctagaagttatgcaaagcctaggtttatACCGAACAAAAACatcgagtcctaacccacatgtcatctccataatgaaatttaaaaaggcaataaaaacgggatgtttgaaagtttagcgaagactcgatagtacacaattggaacccgaaattttgtgaggtaagtttgagcctaaaggagttcgtacgagaactctatttctttcacaatttttcgagagctttgacttcactcgactcatagagtttgcacctaatacagggttaagtacacctattttggttaaaatggcaatagatgataaacgagcccacttaggctaattcttttcttaatttatttttctcgtttttatcaacctctaggaaacccccttgagcctactaaccgacttttcttgattaatacccttttaacaattaaccctctttttcctcttgtttaaataccaacaaaatcaattcgcaCCGGAAATAAGTCAAGGCCTTAATAAGTGAGCACTATAAGCTTTCGAAagcgtttttgtgccgctctcaaaacaaaaagaaagagaaaaacacaataaagagcaaaaggcattctcaagctccacccgagcaatttcgagttacaTTTTACAAACTTGCCTAGGCCAAAATAAAAgcacggtgcgatcatcaaaatggtgtttaaactcgagttttcaaaaattaaccactaaaaagccacccacattacaacccccctccgggttcatttttaatattgtctaaaaccataacataggaggaaaaacccggatgaaaatacaaactcaaagtgatctcgggtaagtgcaaagaagagtgctaaaacaccgacccaccaaagtttgagcgtaagagtgaaatcccttggtgaggtactatcgggttctcaaaagataatcaacccccattattattgcctattaattttgatcatggaggtttcaaataagttttggtcactcgattgtttgcgtaggtgtttaccgaaaactttgcataaaactttaactttgaaatcacgcacttggtaaaaccaaccgacggtttgtttcttaataatctcaatcccttgtctttcgatttcttttacttgaggacaagtaaaactttaaagtccgaggaggttgattatttcctatcttttagcgtgatttacgggttaattttagaagaaatgaataagtttaattacaaaaatagagtgttttaataaaataacgaaataaaaataaattccgtgcttttagttaattttccttgtttttgattaatttaggaaataaaaacgtcaagctaactcggctctcgagatttgtatttcaggaacgagcaaggagtgaaaatccactcaaGGCGCCTcattccttacgcggggcgtgaaacatggagtcagaaataattgccctatccacaagCACCATGTggaatctagtcagcatacccgaggcgtatgccaacctacgcgaggcgtatgacacatgtcagaaatgattagcctaatcctgaaagtcagactgcatggtctccctgagtcaactatccctacgcgaggcgtactaccttacacgcggggcgtgtgagggaattcttcaacataaaagttcagagactcatttacgcggggcgtgcctcaagctacgcacggcgtaaaaggaccaaatcaagcgataaaaagtcagagtctcaaacacgcgaggcgcatcctaGTCTAcacggggcgtgtttgagacaacaagatatggaattggtccacatgcatgagatttctgacggaatgggcacacaCGCATGGCGtataccaccatacgcggggcgtattatgggatttctgcacaaaattatgttcctccatgcttgcaccttgtggaattacaatcttacccccagcttgatgtataaataagagtgactagcactcatttagacaccttaGACCATACACATTAGACACCTTACACCTTGTACTTCTTAtcatttgtagttttagattttgtttttaggctttatatagccaaactccCATCTttagagcttgttcgttgattccggcattccatcaaagtcccgctccatttccgtgcaccaagctcgaaagctccaccatccaagtcctaagagacggctttgagtccggttagctagtttcgagggtggattcttcccttttcacttgctaattagcttgaactcatcctatgtactaggcttggttgtaattcatatttacattctccatatttataatctatgattcataatcttcttttctatatatgtgttgatgtttgttacttgttttgatattcataattgattattgtgtaggagaacgcgatttccgatgccattcgggctatctttagggattcatataggtgttgccttaccggaagtgacaaactggaaaccgtaggaattgataaGACACGGAACTTAcaggccctaatttctagtcccaagcattagacacgccttgactaggaaccacgtagtctaagtacttcacgggtcggttacactacacgtagtcgtctttgcaagagcaaaccatcaaccATATAAACATTAAAAGTCCTTATTTGTCacagttataacttatcgcatccacatcacttcatagagttttgttatataaatttgcctcacccgtagttaggagtagtttgtagttggtccccatatcaacctcaaagtattcaccgcttaaataacgtataaaaccgagtcgtttaatacttgcagttataaatcccatggatttgatacccggtcttaaccggattattacttgatacgacggggtacacttgcccctaagtagtgacgtctagtaaagatagagcatttagaaagatcacatccatagtcgtaacgcacttatcgtaatatacattttgtcgtagaaaacactaTGCTAGACGAAACATCTATCACTGCTAAGGAGGATGATTGGTGCTGGCCGGCATCTAGGACGAGACAGTTCACGGTTGCTTCGACTTACAATTTACATAGACGTATAAGGGCAATTGTGGTTTCGGATCCGTTTTATGCGCCAATTTGGAAATTGTAGTCCTGAGTGGATTAGATATTTGGCTTCTTGCAGGGGATTTCATTTTGTCGAATGTAGCTCGGGTGCATAAACACATGGCCACAGAACTGACCTAGAAATTTTGTTTATAACCGGAGATAGCCATGCACATTGGCATCGAGCGCGAGTCGTGTGGGATCTTCTGCGGCCACAACAATTCTTAAGAGAATTTTATACGAATGACAAGAGAACTTGGGTTGGTCAGAATTTACATAGGAAAGAGCTGAAATAGGGTGTACGCCGGGAGTTGCGGTTTGAAACCGTCGCCTAGTGGTTATGGCGTTGGCGCAATGACACTACTAGAAAATGTCTGATTCCTGATGGAATTTTTTGACAGAACAAATTTTGTCTGTAAATTTTGACGGAATATCGTCAAAATGCATATTGAGAACTTGGCTAAGGAAGCCCAATGCCTCACCACTagttatgtttattaatttccTAAGTTGTATCCTGTGCATATTCATTATATACAAGGCAACTGTTAAACTAAACTTGTTCTGTAGATTTCATTCCCAATTTCCTATCAATataaaatgtatatttttttcattttctatttgCCAAGTTTGCTAATAGAATTTCAGACCTTAGTTGCAAATCAACTTGGCTGCAAACCAGATGGTGTCTTTGATATGGAATTGCAAGCACTTGGTACTCAACCATGTATAATAGCAGGTGCTGCCAAGGAATTCATTTCTATTCCTCTTCTAGTAAAGAGACTATGAAGATTTTTGAATTAATTGAATGAAAAAATTGAGATATCCTTCATTGATAGTATTTTCTACTACCTTGTTGACATGCTTCTTCATAAGAACTTGGCTTCAAGAAGGTTCTTACTTCAAAAGATCATATATAATATAATGCTTTATAATTTTTTGGATTTATATTAAAATGTAGTTTTCATATGTttagctcccttcaatccaaataatatttattcatctattatatttttaattttttaatgtcataagaaaatatatatattaattaaataactacTGACGgaatattaattaaattctgTCAGTATTCCGTCTGCGTGATTTTCCATCAACATTCCGTCAATATTATTTACCCACGCATGTATATTCGACGGAATTTCCCGTCAGTAAACAAATATTTTCTTAGAACCCAAATGGAAACTTCGTAGCTTGGAGACCACCGATGGAGGATGGGTGAAAGTAAATTAGGATGGGGCAAGCAGGGGTGATTGGGGATGTGTCAGCACAGATGGGCTCATATATGTGACGAGTTTGGTTAGTGGAAAGAGGTTTTTTTTGGCAAATTTAGGTTTTTGCACTGTAGTACTTGTAGAGTTGTGGGGATTCTGGAGCTTGCTTGGAGGATGGGTTTTCGGTAAATTAGGATGGAAGTCGATTCTCAGGTGGTAATTCGGCTAATGCAACATGATGAATCTCGACATTAGTACGTTTGATTGCTAAGACTATGCAAGGAGTTGTTGGCTAGGAGCTAGACTGTTGGACTTCAGCACGTCTATATGGAAGGCAATTGTGCGGCTAATTGGATGGCGAAATTCGCGAGTACAGTTTCACTAGGTCATCACGAGTGTGGTGTGCCACCTACAGGCATCCaatatattcttttttagtGATAGATTGGGGACTTCCCTTCCCCTCATAGTTAGCAGTTAGTTTTGTTTCGGCGTCACCCCaccatttgataaaaaaaaaattaatatataataaatatttttttacctAACAAACATAATTACTCCAATACTTATTTTTAATcacataaaaaattatttatcaaataaaataattaatttaatacatATTAtcatttcaataaaattaaataaataaattattattattttttgaaaaaaaatcattaaataaataaaaaaaattattgattaattaaataaaaaataagtaatttagaaaaatttataatttgtgGACCATCTGTCAAACAATATAAATCATACGcctaaaattaatattattgtcTAAAATACAATGACTACACTTTGTATTCACTATCTGCCACAAACACAAGTATATACACGCACTCAAAGGCGCTTCAATCGCTGCATTTAGCATGTGTATTACACGCGCAAGACGCGGACATTGAGGCGCTTCTGTGTGTGTTTATACGCGTGTTGAGAGTTATACTCTGACGTTTTTTTGACGGATAGTACTTTACATTTATATCCACTAAATATGGTATTAGCCAAATCTCTCCTAATTAAAATTCTTAATTACCATAATCTGCAAAACTTGAGGAGGAAGATTGCCTTCAAACACTCTGCAAAAAAAATTGTGAGATTTTGCTATAAAATAGAACTAACTAATACTGGGGGAAAATGTTGCAGCACTACAAGAATCAGTTCACATCAGTTTTCAGTTCACATCAAGCACAGTTCTTTCCAGAATCCAAATCAATGGCTTCAGCACCCAAATCCACCATGACATTCATCAAGTTATTGGTTTTGGTTTTCGAATTCGCTACAGGAATTGTATATGCCTTCTCTGATTTGATCTGATCTTCTCTTTACTTCAAttgttaattaaatattttccatttgatttaacttttttttttattgcagAAACTACCTGGTTTGTTGGTGAAAATGTTCAAGGAAATGATCCCCAAATTATGCACACTGAGATCTCACACAGGGAAATCCTGTGAGGTATCAATAGAAAGGAACATCAACCACTATTTCTTTAGGCAAGGATGGGATAAGTTTTTGAAAGAAAACGAATTGCAAGAGGGAGATGTTCTAGTTTTCAATCTCGTTGATGAAACAACTTTTGAAGTTTTCGCATATGGGGCTACTTGCTGTTTGAAGGAAcctcaaattcaaattcaaattcctACTTCTGAGAGTGAAAACATCTATTCTAAACCTGAAGTTTCTGCGAGAATCACTGGTAAATAAATCTCTGGTTTTGATTTATATAACTCTTATAAATTTATAAACCAAtttacttccttttctttttcctacTAGAATGTTGTAATGCTAAGAGAAAGGATCCTGAAACCATCTTTGGAGATTCTGCAACTGGTAACGGAATTACCGGTCCCTTGTTTGACACAAAAAATCAttgtttttaagtataaaaaatGGAAACTTTACTTTTTCTGGTTTGGTTTTGTGCTAGAATATGGTGTTGCTAAGCGGGGAAGAAAGGAAATCAAGGAAAGGGATAGTGAAAAGCCAGTGACcaaagaaaagaaatcagaGTTAATACCTGTATTTTCATAGACCAGTCGAAGATGAAGAAATCAGCAgatacaaagaagaagaagaaatcaataATCAGAATTCAAACAAACAACCCAtactcaaagaaaagaaatcaaagTTAATACATGTATTTTCTGGAGATAGATTTCAATCACAAGAAGATTCAGTATTTGAAGAAATTAAGTTTGGTATGTTGTTTATAAAGAATTAGGTTTGCCTTTTCAAATCAATTAAACCTCATTTAATATGAACCAATTTCAGTTTTCTATTTCCTCAGAATCCCTGCAAACCATTTGAGTTTTGAcagagaaaggtgtttcaattcTGGAAACGCGTTTCAAATTTCATGTAATTACAGAAACGTGCCCGGAAACGTATCGTATCAGTTTTCGGATGTTTCCGTTTCCCACATCTTGTGGAAACACTGAAACGTTTGTTGAAGAATGTTTCCGTGCTTCATAGGTCGAAACTTGGCTTCAATAAAGTTCTTACTTTTGCATAATTTGGCTTCAAaagataatatataatataatgcTTTATAATTTTTTGGATTTATATTAAAATGTAGTTTTCATATGTttagctcccttcaatccaaataatatttattcatctattatatttttaattttttaatgtcataataaaatatatatattaattaaataaccacTGACAGAATATTAATTAATTCTGTCAGTATTCCGTCGGCGTGATTTTCCGTCAATATTATTTACCCACGCATGTATATTTGACGATTTATGTTCCGTCTGCATTCTGTCAATAACTCACTTTCCTGATGGAATTTTGAAGTTTCCTTATGGAATTTCCGTCGTAAACAGATATTTTCTTCTAGTGTGAATCGGTCTTCAACCCGAATCACTGTTTGCCGATTAATATGATGGGTTTTCTAAAAAATCAAGCTTCCAGTCACCTCTACATCAGTACGTTTGGTTACTAAGACTATGCAAGGAGTTGTTGGCTAGAAGCTAGACTGTTAGACTTCAGCATGTCTACATGGAAGGCAATCGTGAGGCATTTATTATATGTTAattttaatgattatttttaaaaaaaaaataatagtaatttatttatttaattttattgaaatgaTAATatgtattaaattaattattttattggataaatcattttttatgtgattaaaaataagtattgaagtaattatttttgttaggtaaaaaaatatttattatatgttaattttttttatcaaatggtGGGGTGACCCCGAAACAAAACTAACTGCTAACTATACGGGGAAAGGAAGTCCTCAATCTATCACTAAAAAGAATATATTAGATGTCTGTAGGTGGCACACCACACTCGTGATGACCCAAGGAAACTGTACCTGCGAATAAATCAAGCTTCCACTCACCTGTCATATATTCTTTGCAGTCATAGCCAAATCTCTCCTAATTAAAATTCTTAATTACCATAATCTGCAAAACTTGAGGAGGAAGATTGCCTTCAAACACTCTGCAAAAAAATTTGTGAGATTTTGCTATAAAATAGAACTAACTAATACTGGAGAAAATGTTGCAGCACTACAAGAATCAGTTCATATTAGTTTTCAGTTCACATCAAGCACAGTTCTTTCCAGAATCCAAAACAATGGCTTCAGCACCCAAATCCACCATGACATTCATCAAGTTATTGGTTTTGGTTTTCGAATTCGCTACAAGAATTGTATATGCCTTCTCTGATTTGATCTGATCTTGTCTTTACTTCACttgttaattaaatattttccatttgatttaacttttttttttattgcagAAACTACCTGGTTTGTTGGTGAAAATGTTCAAGGAAATGATCCCCAAATTATGCACACTGAGATCTCACACAGGGAAATCTTGTGAGGTATCAATAGAAAGGAAGATCAACGACTATTTCTTTAGGCAAGGATGGGATAAGTTTTTGAAAGAAAACAAATTGCAAGAGGGTGATGTTCTAGTTTTCAATCTCGTTGATGAAACAACTTTTGAAGTTTTCGCATATGGGGCTACTTGCTGTTTGAAGGAAcctcaaattcaaattcaaattcctACTTCTGAGAGTGAAAACATCTCTTCTAAACCTGAAGTTTCTGCGAGAATCACTGGTAAATAAATCTCTAGTTTTGATTTATATAACtcttataaatttataaaagttTACTTCCTTTTCGTTTTCCTGCTAGAATGTGGTAATGCTAAGCGAAAGGATCCTGAAATCATCTTTAGAGATTCTGCAACTGGTATTTTACACAAAAAATCACTGTTTTTAGGTATAAAAACATGGAAACTTTGCTTTTTCTAGTTTGGTTTTATGCTAGAATAAGTGTTGCTAAGCGGGGAAGAAAGGAAATCAAGGAAAGGGATAATGAAAAACCAGTGACCAAACAGACCAAATCTGAGGAGCAATATTCTCTGAAACTCACATTGAAGGAATACCAAAAGCATAATGTGGTATTTCATCTGAATTCATGACTGACTTAGAATATTCTTTcaaaatgctttttgcctaaTGTTCTTATAGCCAGACTAGACACAAAATAAAAGCTATTTTAAACTGTTAAAAATGCAATATACGAACTGAATTAGACTACGATTTAGAGGCTCGGTTCGTAAGCGAACAGAGCTTGAGTGGactaaagctcggctcgaaagatcgcgagcaggctcgattatagGCTCGTGAACGAGTTCGATTATTAATGTTCACGAACTGCTCGATAGAAGCTCATGAAGAAACTCAATAAAAACttgtaaataatattaaaaaaatatttgaatattatttatatatatttccatatcaaataaaatagagtaactaaaaatataaattataataatgtcaaaaaaaatacaaattataatttacatataataaaatttagtaatttaaaattatcCTATGAAACtagttaggaatttgtggcCCATTAAGTAAAAACAAGTTAAGTTTTTGTAAATTGAAATTAGGTTATACTTGTACATATGCACAAAAACACACTGACTTCCCAAATAGAAATTTCCGACATCCATTATCCAACCCATCTCTCTTCTCACTTCTCCATTTTCATAGTGGAGGTTTTTCTGcttgtttagtttttttaactaATTCTATCCCTGTTGCCTGCCAGTGATAGTAATGCCTTCCAGTCTGTCTTTCACTCTGTCAGTCAGTCATCCCCTTTCTTTTTGTGCGTAAAGCATTTCTTTTATTCCGTAAAAAGAGACTTTTTTTGGACCCCTTGTTGGTATACGCTCGATTCCGAATAGATATAGTAGTTGGCTCAGAGGATTCAATCGGGTACTACCCCAATGTCAATGTCATATGCAGCTCTGCTGCTCCTGCATCCCTTATGAATATAAATACTCTTCCATCGCGTGCAAGGGGGATCCCCGGCTCAAACAAAATATCTCGCCGAAAAGCGCGCTCCTTTTTCTTGAGTAGGCTCCGGGGGTTAAAGTAGATTTTTCTAAGAAAACAAATATGTTGTGTGAGTCTGTTGATGCTAATTTGTGTTGTGTAATTGCTTATAATGAGATTTTTAGTTCTATATAACTAAAACTTTAATTTGTGTTGTGTGGATTGATTTGTTTGCTGATTCTATCAGTGTATTGTGTTGATTGCTTTATTTGTTGATTCTTTTTCTTTCACTGAATTCTATatttatataaagaaaaaacaCATATTATATAATCTATTTTATATTTCagttttcataatttttttctttataaaagaaaaattcttTTAATATAAAGGTCTTTGTAATGGCTTGCATTTTAGTATTTTGCTAAGCCCTTATTTGGAAGGAAGTTAAATGAGGTTAACGAAatgtaatattttaaattaactttgtttgagagtgttttttttttttattgttttgagtAAATGAAGGTGAACGTGAGCTAATATTTTACTCCCATTAACTCTACATCTTAATTTCCAAAATAAGTGTTAATGGGagtaatgtaattttttttaataaaaactaatattttaaCTTTCAGTTACATTCCATCATTTCCCATACCATACAAGGTTAAATTTTAATCATCATTTCCATCACTTTCCCTCATCTTTTATTACCTTCCCTAACTTTCACCCCAATTAACCTCACAAATATGTGACATGTGTTGTTAATTCAAATTATTGCTAGTTGAATGGTTAATTTTGATTCATTTCAATTCTTTATATCATAAAGAGAATCATTCAAGATATTCATTGTAGTTCTTAAAAAGTGGAGAATTGAATGGTTAATTTGCAAAATATTGTAATTGTTAAGTTAGGTTTTATTTGGTTTTACTAGTTAAATAATGGATAACATTGTTGATACTTGAGAATCTTATTTATGGTAATAATCTTAACAGAATGTTGTAATTGTTTCTTTTCTAAGTGGTTAATTTGCTTGTTTACAAGTTTATTTCAAAGAAACGGATCCATTAAATGAGCGGTGACAATCTTGATCGGaggaagcaattaggatttgtTGATCATTTATTAATGTTTAATGGTTACATTGTAACATTCATTAATACATTCGTTAATGCTTAGTTTGCTAATTTAAGAATcttttgattatttttatttaatgactAAAAACTGAGATTTTTAATGTGCATGCAAacttatattatttcatttggtACACTcgctattattttatttgatgtTATTTTCGTCGTCCACTATCCAACCCATCTCCTCTCTTCTCACTTCTCCATTTCCGTCGTGTGGGTTTTTCTGCTTGTTTGGCTTTTTTAACTAATTCTATCCCTGTGTTTGATATACAAATGGTGATTCTAACATATCGTGTGAGTCTGTTGATGCTAATTTGTGTTATGTAATTACTTATTATTATGAGATTTTTAGTTCTTTATCACTAAACCTTAATTTGTGTTGTGTGGATTTATTTGTTTGTTGATACTATCCATGTGTTGTGTTGATTGCTTTGCTTGTTGACTGAATtaatttcatatttatataagaaaaaaacACATACAAAATAATCTAATTTGTATTTtagttttcatatatttttctttataaaagaaaaactcTTTTAATAATGGTATGCATTTTAGTATTTTGCAAAGTCCTTATTTGGAAGGAAGTTAATTAAGGTAAATGGaatgtaaaattttaaattaactttgtttgagagttttcttttttttgttgagAGTAAATGAAGGC comes from the Euphorbia lathyris chromosome 5, ddEupLath1.1, whole genome shotgun sequence genome and includes:
- the LOC136229099 gene encoding B3 domain-containing protein_Os12g40080-like, with the protein product MASAPKSTMTFIKLLVLVFEFATRIKLPGLLVKMFKEMIPKLCTLRSHTGKSCEVSIERKINDYFFRQGWDKFLKENKLQEGDVLVFNLVDETTFEVFAYGATCCLKEPQIQIQIPTSESENISSKPEVSARITGLFQSNRSIK